The following DNA comes from Lathamus discolor isolate bLatDis1 chromosome 5, bLatDis1.hap1, whole genome shotgun sequence.
ACTTTCCAACAAGCCTGATGAGTCAATCTATGCAGTTACCTCTAGTTTCTAAAGGCAGAATGACGACTGTGTAAGCCGCCTCCCCGCACCACAACACTCAACGGCAACAACACCGCCATCAGACCCGCCCCGGTGACTTAAGAACCGCCCACGGCCGGCACCGCCCAGCAGCCCGCTTCCGCCTGCCCTCCCGCCAATGGCGAGAGCGGGTTGAGTGGCGCAGGCGCTGTTTGTTGGGGGTCTGCGCCAGCGGCGCGACTTCTTCACTTACGTCAAAACACTTTACGACGCTGTGCGTGGTGGTAGTGGTTGCTGCGGCGAGTCTTTCGGTGCTTGCTTAATCCCGGGCCCACAGGCGGGTAAGAGCGGGGCGGCTGGGCATTTCCCAGGCCGCGCAGTCCCCGGTGGCCCGGCCCTGTCAGCGGCGGGTCCCCTAGCACTGGCGCTCTGTAAAGCGTgcggagcagggagggagggaaggaaggagagagggaagaaaggtaggaagagggaggaaaggtgTCCACCTTCCTGCGGACGCACTCGATTGGGAGCCGGCCGTCTCGGGGGACTCCTGTTTGAAGTGAGGAATACCGTGTTTTGTAGTCCTGGTACCGTCTTCTGCAGCCCCTGTCGCGGTTCTGTGTGTAGGAGAAACGCGTACAATTTTGGTGGTGGGGAAGAAAGTACGGAGCCACTCAGTTTGCTCTCTAGTAATTGCGCCTTAGTTGCCAGCAAGCGATACGGTATTAGTCTGCTGGCACTGGTCTTCGTCTCAGCCTGCTGACCGGTATTTTATGGCTTTCCAGATTTCTGTGTGTCCAGCAAACTCCGCTTTTCAAATCATGGAGGCAGAGCAGATCATGGAGGGACAGCCGCAGGTACTGCAGGAAATGCTTTATGTGCATAATGCTACATGTGTGAAAGgagctttttcattttgctgactGTGTGTTATTTTTCAGGTTCCAGAAAATCCCCATTCTGAATACGGCCTCACTGAAAATGTAGAGGTAACAAAGATTTTATTGTTGTGAAGTACCGGGGAAGTCATATTCCTGACCAAGGGGGAAAATGTTGAGTCTCGAGTCTAACTTCAGCAAATATAATGTTCCCAAGAAAGTCAGATAGAAATTGAACCTACAGAGCACCAGTTCGTTGCTCAACTGGCTGTTAATATGTGTTCTGTTGTGTTGCTTCCATGATACTAAATGGTACTGAAGTAAATAACAAAACCTTTAATGAGGTAGGTGGGGGTTTTTGGAAGTATCCTAGGATTGTTATCTATTCCATCATTatctattttttatatatatatatatatatatgatttatTGTGCCACAAAAAGCCAGGCAGACTTAAATTACAGGGAAGCAAATAGGAGGAGTTGATGGAATTTCTAGAGAAGTATCAAAGGGAGGGATTCTTTTCATATTCACAGATTAATCCAAGCTGTCTTTAATTACTTACGCTGAGAAAGAGCAGACACAATCCATTCTCTCAGCTGTTGGTAACAGGGTGAATTACAGTAATAACCCTACGATACTTCCTTAatcttttttattaaagaagagCCTTCAGTCTCCTTCCATTATCAGCTTTTTGCTGAGCTTTTGCAGAAACCTTCTCTTAAACATCCTTTGTGACTCATCCCCCTGCTTGTTTGTTGCCTTCAACTTCTGCTACAGAACTTTAATGCGTTGGATATGTTGGTCCTGTATCTGTAGATATGCTTATGCTCCCTTGAATACATTTGGTTTACTAGCAGTGGTAGAGTACCCTTTTTTAACTGCAGTTAATGGTGTAAGATGATTCAGCACTTTTTGACCAAAAGCATTTTTGAAGCATTTTGCATACGTTTTCTTCAAAGGGTCCATCTATACTTTTAATAAAGCACGGTCTTGAAGTGCTTGACTTTAATAGAGTCCCCTTGGTCAGGCTCCACCTGAATTTCTCATGCTGTTAGTGTTTTGTGTTAGCAGTACATGCACACAGGAGCCATGCAATTAAGACTGCTCTTGTTAGCAGTCATTCCAGTCATTCTCGGGTGTAGAATTTAAATCTGAATgcaaaaacagaaataaaaatgatagaGACTGGTATTTTCTGATTTAGAAAACTCATGACTTCCTAATGTTGTTTCATCAAAAAGCAAGAATTGAACAGAAGGCTCCTCTGGGTTAGGTTTTTATGCAAGGAAAAATATGCAGTTAAATTTTCTTCAATCTTGCCAGTAACTTGCAGGAAGATGGGTACTTTGCACTCACACTTCAAAGCAGATGTGGCTGTGAACATTACCAATGTTCATTTCCCACCgacccttttttttccacttcagagGATagtagaaaatgagaaaataaatgcagagaaaacatCGAAGCAGAAGGTGGATCTTCAGTCGTTGCCCACACGTGCCTACTTGGATCAGACGGTTGTACCTATCTTACTACAAGGACTCGCTGTGCTCGCAAAAGAGAGGTAAGATGATTCAATGTCCCTTCTGttgttggggaaaaaagtagGTCTTAAACATGGGTGC
Coding sequences within:
- the DPY30 gene encoding protein dpy-30 homolog isoform X1, whose protein sequence is MEAEQIMEGQPQVPENPHSEYGLTENVERIVENEKINAEKTSKQKVDLQSLPTRAYLDQTVVPILLQGLAVLAKERPPNPIEFLAAYLLKNKSQFEDRN
- the DPY30 gene encoding protein dpy-30 homolog isoform X2 — its product is MEAEQIMEGQPQVPENPHSEYGLTENVERIVENEKINAEKTSKQKVDLQSLPTRAYLDQTVVPILLQGLAVLAKERNFINSV